The genomic DNA CTGTTGATTATTCCAAAGATCAAATGATAACATCGTTTCACGAAGCGCCCCAAAGTCTTCTACTAATATTTTCAGCGCTTCCGTAATTTGATGCGCAACTACTAATTGTACTGCCGGTTGTATAATACCAGCTGTGTCACATGTTGCTCCGCTCGCCGGATGCTCCATTAAACAGCGAAAACACGGTGTTTTCCCTGGTAAAATTGTATACGTTACTCCGTAACTTCCGACACACCCACCATATATCCACGGAATATTATACTTTTGTGAAATATCATTAATAAGAAGACGCGTTTCAAAATTATCTGTCGCATCTAATATTAAATCTACATCACGCACTAGCTCTTCCATTTCTTGCACCGTTACATCCGTCACAACTGGATTTATTTCCACCTCAGAATTAATCGCTTGTAAATGTTCTGCAGCCGCTATCGCCTTCGGTTTATACTGCTTTGCATCTTCTTCCGTATATAGTTGTTGTCTTTGTAAATTACTCCATTCTACATAATCACGATCAGCAATCGTTACTTTTCCAACACCTGCTCTAACAATCGCTTCTGCATTTGCCGCACCGAGAGCACCAGCACCAATAATAAGCACATGCTTCTCTCTTATTTTTCTCTGTCCTTCTTCTCTAACACCAGAAAATAATATTTGTCTTGAATATCGCTCCTGCATGCGATAGCCCCCTTTCTTATCCTCCTATATAAGACATTTCGATTTTCGGACGATTTTTTGCACTTTCTTCTGTCCGTTCATCCGAATACCTATCTTTTCTATTCATCCATACATCTTGTATAACACTTAATAACTCCTCATCCGAAAGATTTCCTCTAAGAAGTTCTCTTACATTCAAACCCTCTGTCGCAAATAAGCACGTATAAAACTTTCCATCTGCCGAAATTCTTGCCCTCGTACAAGAGGCACAAAATGACTCAGAAACAGATGTAATAAAACCAACTTCAACATTTGTTCCAACGTACCGATATCGCTTCGCAACTTCACCAAAGTAATGGACTTCAGCTGGCTCAAGCGGATACACCTTATGAATCATCTCAATCAATTCTCGTTTTGTAACCACTTGATCAAAATTCCACCCATTTGTACTACCAACATCCATAAACTCAATAAACCTAAGCGTGATTCCTTGCTCTTTAAAATACGCAGCCATCGGAAGTACTTGTTGATCGTTCATCCCTTTTTTCACAACCATATTTACCTTTACTTCCAGCCCCGCCTCTTTAGCTGCTATAATTCCCTTAATCACCGGTTTCGTATTAATATTTCGACCATTAATATTCCTAAATATGTCGTCATCTATCGCATCTAAACTAACATTCACTCTATGTAATCCAGCTTCTTTTAATGCCTTCGCTTGTTTCGTTAAATGGATAGCATTTGTCGTTAACCCTATATCTATTAGCCCATCAATTTTCACGAGACGTGCAATCAGTTTTGTTAAATCTTTACGAAGCAGTGGCTCACCGCCAGTAATTCTAATTTTTCGTACACCGATGTTAACAAATAATTTTGCCAAACGCTCAATTTCATCAAAAGTTAGTAAAAACTCATCTTTCAAAAAAGCATAATCTGGCCCAAATATTTCCGCCGGCATACAATATGTACATCTAAAATTGCAACGATCAATGACAGATATACGTAAATCTTGAAGTGGGCGTCCAAAAAAATCTTTAACCATCTCCTGCATCGCCACCCTCCCTTTCTGCCAAATTTCTTTCTTTTCATTCTATTATAATATATTTTCGGACTGCGATGTTTTTGCCCAAGTGAATAAAGTGAAACTTTAAATAATTAGAGGGTATCCACTCCCCCTGGTTAATGAGGTTTACTTCCAGATACAAGGATAAA from Bacillus cereus G9842 includes the following:
- a CDS encoding molybdopterin-synthase adenylyltransferase MoeB, which codes for MQERYSRQILFSGVREEGQRKIREKHVLIIGAGALGAANAEAIVRAGVGKVTIADRDYVEWSNLQRQQLYTEEDAKQYKPKAIAAAEHLQAINSEVEINPVVTDVTVQEMEELVRDVDLILDATDNFETRLLINDISQKYNIPWIYGGCVGSYGVTYTILPGKTPCFRCLMEHPASGATCDTAGIIQPAVQLVVAHQITEALKILVEDFGALRETMLSFDLWNNQQMAFKVNRQKKDTCLSCGRLRTYPSLTFEAQTKTEVLCGRNTVQIRPGVRKNFNLEEIKKRLQRSVEIKATPYLLSFPVEEYRFVLFTDGRAFIHGTNDMNVAKSLYARYIG
- the moaA gene encoding GTP 3',8-cyclase MoaA, yielding MQEMVKDFFGRPLQDLRISVIDRCNFRCTYCMPAEIFGPDYAFLKDEFLLTFDEIERLAKLFVNIGVRKIRITGGEPLLRKDLTKLIARLVKIDGLIDIGLTTNAIHLTKQAKALKEAGLHRVNVSLDAIDDDIFRNINGRNINTKPVIKGIIAAKEAGLEVKVNMVVKKGMNDQQVLPMAAYFKEQGITLRFIEFMDVGSTNGWNFDQVVTKRELIEMIHKVYPLEPAEVHYFGEVAKRYRYVGTNVEVGFITSVSESFCASCTRARISADGKFYTCLFATEGLNVRELLRGNLSDEELLSVIQDVWMNRKDRYSDERTEESAKNRPKIEMSYIGG